The genomic DNA AAGGTCTAACGTACGACTCACACCAATGTGTGACTCACGATTATGCATGCACACATAAATGATCATCATTATCGTATTTATCAAACAAGATTAGTTACGTATATCACGGAGGATACCTAAGATTTGTTTTATAGCCAAAGAAATTAGTTTAATAAGGGAATTGAGAGGACAACAAATTATGCATAGAGGGCCTAATGGAAACAAATTATTGGGATTACCTTAAGACGGGAGAGTACACTATATATAATCACTAATCCACCCCATTTTTTGGATGTTGGAACTTGAATTAAGCTTTGCTCTTCACCCCAAACCAAAACTATTTGGGTAGCTGTAGCAATCACATAAGGTAAGACCTACTACCCATGTGATTGGAGCGTGTGAATTTATAGGCGCGTCAGGCATTGCTTTGTTCTGCTGCTCACTTCCCTCCCTCCACTGACAAATACAAAGAAATGGAGTAAAAGAGTGTCACTCACTTGGGAAATGGACACCCAGAAGCAGCTACCAAGCAAGCTCTAGGGTTTTCTGCCATTTTCAAAGCCAACATCTGCTAATTAGTACCATCCAACCTTTTGCAATATTAGCCACCCCAGTAAGAGGCAGAGATCTTTCTGGTAATATTAGCCACCCCAGTAAGAGGCAGAGATCTTTCTGGTAAGACCAAATGTcatgttttttaattatttgagcgATATTCTAATTTAATCTAAACTACGGGGGCGAGGgattcaaattatatttttgtgtcatggttttctttgcaaaactttTCCCATTTTTATACTATCCTTTCAACTTGATTTTACTCTTATTTTTTCCCTTCTGTTGAAAATGTGTTTCCTTTTCTGGGTTTCAAGAGCTTGTTTTAGCCTATGAATTTCTGGGTTTAGTTGCCTTTTTATTGAAAATGTGTTAACTTTTCTGGGTTTAAAGAGCTTGTTTTAGACAGTGAATTTATGGGTTCTGTTGCTTTTAGTTTGTTATTAcgttatatttgttttttggtttaatttaaatGTTTGGGAACTTGTGGTTCTGAATGAAAATGTGGGTTTGTGGTATTTTAGCTTAAAGTCTCTTACCTTGCAAGCTCTGGTTTCAAATGCAATCTCTGGTTTTTGAAGAGTTACTGGAGAAGAAGAGCTAAAGCTTCctccttttcattaattttttctcttttaaaattttttggtcCAGAACATTCCTTTTTTCCCATTTTGCTAACCGTGAAGCTCTGTTCCAAGATTCTCTCTTTAAgttattcatgtttaattttctgTAGATCTGTTGTTCGAATCCATTGTTTCGTCAATCTATGGGTTTCATTAATATATTCGTTCTGTAATTTACTGTAATTTAAGAACACTTGTAATTTCATTTGCTTGCATTGCTGCTTTTTAAGGATATTATGTCCTAGTTTTTAATTTGCAGAAAAAGTTAATCAAGAAATATTGGGTTATTCATCAAACAAACAGAAATGGGGTTCATCTGTGCTCTGCTGGGTCCAGTATGCCTACAGTTAATCAGCTATTAACACAAAGACCCTCCTTTAATCATTGGCAATTTGGCATTGATGCAAAGTAAAAATTAACAAGCGGCAATCAGACGTGGCTAACTCTTGCTGGCCCCTTGTGTCTTAAATCATTTGTTTGGAACATAGTATAAAGGTGGGCAAAGGAGAAGGGCAATTGAAAAGGTTGTGGCATAGCTTGCTTAATGATACCCAATGAATCTTGCAGCTGCAGCTTTCtttattacatatatatacacacacacacacacatatatctaTTGACTATTTTGTGGGATTGGTTGGTAGTAGTGGTGTTAGTTTTAGTGGGATTTCTTTGAAGGCaggtgtttgtttgtttgttaggTTTTGTAGAAAAACGGATCTAAGGTGGCCATCTTTTGTGAGCcatttttcttgtgttttttgtttgcatatatatatgtatgatatTCTCGTTGATGTTTCTCTCTCAGCCAATGATTGTTTCTCTGAACTACTTCAGGTGTTGTGGGTCAGGGGATTTGAAAGGGAGATCGAATTAGGACAACACAATCAGCGGTTATAACAAATAGATGTCAAAGATGCAGACACCAAAAGCAAAGTAAGATCAACATCTATTTGCGTCTTTTATAAGAACATTAACATTTGTTTGCTTAATGTTGTAGTGTGCTAATAATCACTATTAGTCTTCGAATCTTGTGTCCTTTTTTGCAAGTATTTTGAAACATTGGCTGTAAAAGTAACGGCGACACAATAAGGTAAGAAAACAAAACAGGATAGTCTTTAGAGTGATACATATCTTATTTGTATTTGTCCATGCGGAATTTGTGCTATGTGCCAGTATCATCAGAATTCGTGTTATATTGTAAGAACccattttttttccccttttctgCCTAAATTATTCTCGCACTGTATCTGAAAGATCCTTGTTGGAGTTAGACTGCTATGGAATTTCTTCGTCATTTTCTAGTATATATCTAAGAAGCAGCTTGCGCAATGCTTGGGTGACTTATGCTTAATCAGTCCGGTTATGGGTGAATCCACTTGAAGCAAAATTGTATTTGCATCTATAAGTTGAATCTATCTTTTTTTGTGTTTCGTGTTCTCGATGCatcaatttgtgcaatttatctttatttttagtatttGATGCATGTCTTCTAATATTTAAATGCCTTTCCTAATCGATAGCAGAACTGGCTCTTTGGAAGTGCCTCAAAGGAGATCTCCAGTAACACCTCGAACCACCAAGACACCTGGATCAGAGCCTGATTCGATATCTTCTCCAAATATGGCAAAGAGGACTCCGAAAAACAGAAGTCCAAAAGTCATTGAGCGCAGGTCACCACAAAGCCCAGTACCTGAGGTATTCTTTTTGAGAACTTATAGCTTTGTGAATTATGGAAGGTTCTCTAGTGTTGCTTCTTATCATACTTGGAATAGCTAATGCATCCAACACTGTTCAAGTGTATTGATCGTCTACCCTTTGATATGAAAATATCGtagtttttaattagtttactGCCCCTTTCTCTTGTTTTGAGCTTCAGAAAAAGCAACCGAAAAGAGTTTCAGAATTGGAAACACAACTTGCTCAACTCCAAGAGGATCTGAAGAAGACAAAGGACCAGTTGAACTCAACTGAGTCACTGAAGAGGCAATCCCAGCAGGAGGCTGAAGAAGCGAAGAACCAGATATTAGCCATGTCTGCGAAGCTTGAAGAATCCCAACAGCAACTTTTGGAACTTTCTACTTCTGAAGATGCTCGTCTTCAAGAACTTCGTTTACTGTCTCAGGATCGGGATAGAGCATGGGAGTCTGAACTCGACGCTGTCCAAAAGCAGCGTGCTATGGATTCTACTGCCCTGGCTTCTGCTATGAATGAAATTCAGAATCTAAAGGGACAGCTCGAAAGGGTGGCTCAGTCTGAAGACGCCCAAAACAGGCATGCAGAGTCAGCATATGGTGAGATCCAGACCTTGAGAATGGAACTTTCCGAAACTTTATCTCTGGTTGAGAAATTGAAGACTGAGCTCAATGAATGCAAAGAATCTGAATCCCAGGCCCTAGAAGTTATACAAAGCACTCATATGCAATTGGAAGCCGCAAATGCAACCATAGAAATGCTCAAATTGAATGGGATGAAAGCCATGGAGTCTTACAACTCCCTACCATTGGAGTTGGAGCAATCCAATGGTCGAGTTAAATCACTGGAGGGTCTTGTGAGCAAACTTCAAGCAGAACTGATTAATAGGAACGGAAATCATTTGGTAAACTCTGCAGACAATGTAAAACTTGTTAAGGAaggtgaagaaaatgaagaaagaagaCAGTTACAAGCAGAACTGAATTCTTTGAAATCCGAAGTGGGTCAATTGAGATCTGCATTGGATGTGGCTGAGGTCAGGTACCAGGAAGAATACATACAGAGCACATTACAGATTAGGAATGTGTACGAGAAACTTGATGCTGCGAAATCTGAAGCGTCGGAGAGGGAAGCTGAGCTGGCAGCAGAAATGAAGAAAGCAAAGGATCATATTGAAGACTTGAGAGCACAGCTAATGGATAAGGAAACTGAATTAGAGAGTACATCGGAGAAAAATGATGGGGTTGCCgtgaaaattgagaaaaatataacTAAAAATGAATCCATAATTGCACTGGAGCTAAAGAAGTCGGAGACTGTAATGGTAGAGTTGAAGGCGAGTTTGTTGGATAAGGAGACAGAATTGCAGAATATAGCTGAGGAGAATGAAATGCTCAAGATGGAACTTAAAAGCAAGGAAACGGAGAGGAATAAAGTTAATGATGATGCTGTTGTTTCGGCAGAAGCTGCAAGGGCTGCAGAGCGAGAGGCTTTGATGAAACTTGGCTATGTGACAGAGGAAGCAGATAAAAGTACCAGGAGAGCCGCACGGGTGACTGAGCAGCTGGATGCAGCACAGGCTGCaaattctgaaatggaagcTGAGTTAAGGAAGTTAAAAGTGCAGGCGGATCAGTGGAGGAAGGCCGCTGAGGCAGCTGCTGCCATGCTTTCAACTGGAAACAATGGGAAACTTGTCGAGAGAACAGGTTCTCTTGATTGCAACAACTACAATCCCTTGAGTTCACCTTATTCAGAAGACATGAATGATGACTCGCCGAAGAAGAAAAACGGGAATATGTTAAAGAAGATCGGCGTCTTATGGAAGAAGGGCCAAAACTAGTCGGAATTATGGGACAAGTTGCTTATCATTGctcattatttttttgttggattCAGTATGTTCTGTTGTAATCTTGACAGGTATTTTGGAGGGTATCCAAGTTTCGTATGGAGGTAAAGACCGATGTTTGCAGACTGTATAGGTATGTGGAAACTGGCGAACATTTTAAAAGTCCTATCTCACCTGATGTATCGCTATGGATTAGACTTGATTAATGTTGTATTTTACTTTGAGTCTTTCCATCTATGTTAATAAAAGCACAATGCAGTTCGTATTTCATTACCATTCAGGGTTGCATTATCTTAATATTGACCTAATGCATCCAGTCCCTTGTAACGAACGGACCTTCCGGATTCAAACCGGACACTGTCCCTTTTCCGGACTAAAGGTTCAAAATGTACATGCATCTGCTCGCCTTTGCGCTAAATCTTCCGCCTTGTCACATAAAATCCCGGGTATGCTTTGTGTCGTTTCAAGTTTTGCATCTATGTTTCAAGTTAGAAAGATGAAGAAAGCAAGTGGTGGATTACCCTGGTGGATAGGACATTCCTCTTCAAATCACTTGGTCTCGGGTTTAAACCCTTTATGTCTCCTCTCCTTAGTGTAGCTTAGAGTTAGAGTAAGAATATCGTTTGtaacgaaaattaaaaaaaaaagatgatgaaatggatAACAATAGAAGAATATTTTGAGGGTCAGCTTTAAGCAACCTTCTccaataaatataataaaacgTAATTGAGAATTCTAACCTCAACGATAAAAGCATATGCTTCTCTCAGCAATCATGGGTAACAAAAGACCGTAGCATGAAATATGTTCTCACTAATCATGGATATCAAAAGACCCTAGCATGCATAAATTATTATGCCGTCTACTAAAagcaaattaaacacaaaatatttgGAGGTATTTTAATTCTTGGATTGAAAGTGGAGTTATACTAAAGCTAAATTGAATATTAAAtgagaaatgataaacacacatctttttttctctttttatttactttttttttttttatatctagatgttggattaaataaattaaacataaataacgaacaaaattaaacatgagTGTGCAGGCAGACGAGAAAAAGTGTGTTAATTTCccattcaaattcttttgtAAATATATTTGTCTTCTCAATGCATGAATATTTGGTCCCATTAagtatttgtttgattgggacCAAATGACTGAAGTATTTATATTGACTTGATTTCGAACTTGCAGTTTGAATCTTGGAGGACTTGTTAGTAAGATCAAACTATTACACACAATGCCTCACTCTTGGCATCAAATTTAAACGCCAACCGAAAATGGTATTTCTTATGTTGGATATGGCTTGATATGATCGTAATTTGCACGGAGATTGCACAATTGCAGGGCAGTTCGGTAGGACATATGTTTCTCGTTCATGTTTTGGAACTAGCTGCGGAAGAATGTTGCAAATAAACGGCAATCATGGGCACCTTCGGGGTAGTGAAATTCGATCTCCTGATTCAGTTGTATCTCTTCTCTTATGCTAGGGATTAGTTTCCTCCTAGATTTTCAATTGCATCTCTTCTGAACGAAGAAGACTGAGAGGTTTGCGGTTTCTTTTGTGAAGAGCAAGACCACCAATGACAGGGGCAGGCTTAGAAAGGAAGAGATTGAGAGATTGTGCTGGAGGCAGAGAGGTAGAGAGCTGAAAATGAGGAGGATAAGAACAAGTTGGATGCCAAGAACTCGCTCGAGAACTACACTTGCAACCTGAGGAACATCGTCAAGGATGAGAAGGTTGATGGGAAATTGGATCCGGCAGACAAGCAGAAGATTGATTGAGCCAGTGATAAGACAAATCGAGACCTTACAACTGTACCAGAGGCAGTTAGGCAGGCTGCTGCAAGCTTTGAATCCCTTGGAGAACTTATCAGCAAGATGAAGCTTGCATACACATTGTTCACGCTTCCTCCGTGGCAGAGGCATCATTACTGTATCAGTTTTTGTGTGAATTGACAGCAATGATTTCAAAAATGCGCCATGAGGCGCGCCTAGGCGACTTTGGAGGTGGGGCAGGGGTGAAAACGCCTCTACCGAGTGGAAGAAGGTGAAAGCTCGTCTAGATGTGGTCGAGGTGCGCCTTAGGGAAGAGGGAAAGTGAGAGAGTGTACCTAGAGAAAGAGAGTGGGTGGGGGATGTATGTGAACCATATTAATGTTGCAAATTAATAGATATTAacgagcgagagagagagagagaagagggaaaGTGGGAGAGAGAGTGTACCGAGGGAAAGAAAGTGGGTGGGAGATGTATGTGGATCATATTAATGTTGTAAAATGAGTGGATATTAATGAGAGAAAGAATATGtttgttacaattttttttttttttcaaagtatgTGGACCATATTTGGATGAATGATTtcgttttggttttttttttttttttttttttttttttttttgtgatttaaaaTTGTTTATGACTTGTGTACTTTTGAATGACAAGGAATATTTGttcaaattattatattttatatatgaaataaaaattataggACCCATGCCTTAAGGCTTTAACCTAGACAGGACTATCCAATAAATGCCTCGCCTGCGCCTTCGCCTAATGGAAAGTGAAATTTGTTTCTTATGCACCATATATTTTACAGTTTTGactgaaattaaaaatcttatttttccTTTACCACCTGCTACTTGCACTACCGCCCTGCTTTGATGGCTTGATCTCCATTATTTGGTcgacaaattaacaaatcaagagtaaatttacttaaaaaacAGATTCAAGTAACTAGTGCCAGTGCCGAATATTGATTGGTCGACCACATTGTCAAAGTTACTTGGATGATAAGCTTCTCCTACTCCTCTATCAGCAACGATCCTGGCGGTAAAATGCTTGTACTAAACTTGGATTCTGAGGTTCCTGTTCTTGGGTTTCTGCAAGCCAATATTCCTCTACTAAACTTGGATCCCAAGCTTTCTCTTCTACCGCTCCATCTTAAGCGATTCTACATGCGGGCAAAGGCAGTTCTTGGGTTTCTTTAATTAACTCCTCTAACATACTTGAATTCAAAGTTTGCTCTCCATCAGCAACGACGACCCCAGAAGCAGTTGGCAGAGGCACTTCTTGGAATTCTTGACCCAATAGTTCTTCTGGTTCTTCTAATTTGGCAACGTTGATGGTCATTTTTTCGGCAACTTTCGGATCAATATCATAATCATAAGCAGCAACATCATAACCGACCGTAAACTCATTGATCTGATCATGATCAAAAGCCACAAGATCATTAGTTAGACAAGAAGTGCCTTGTGGTCCTTCCTCCTCAACAGCATTGATCGCATTCACAATTTGTTTTGATCCCTCGTGATCATCATCTTTTTCAATCTTTTCGTCAGCGCACTTCTTCTTTGAACTCGTCGCTTGATCCTCTGAAGTCGAACACTTTCTCTTGTTAATGCCAGGTGATCCATCCTTCCTCAGCCGACAAAGCACATAATCAAAATCATACCTAGAATCCCTGTAGTTCTTTCTAGGACTGGCGAAAAGACTGTATTCGTCAAGTAACCATCTGCCGTTGTCCTCCGAGCCTTCATTCTTGTAGCAGAAGGTTCTCTTTAGTCCAATGGGCGAAGGGTTTCCGTCGGTCCCATTAACCCATGTGGCAACTGCCTTGCCAATATTCCAAGTACCTCCGCTTCCAATCTTTCGATCAATGTGGGAACCCATGGGGTTTAATTTCTTGAGTTCGGAGAAGAAATACAAGGCTTGATCGGTGCGCTGAGCCCCTCCTTCATAGGCTTCCCATATCTCGGAGGGTTCGGATCTGTTGCCAAAGAGATTGCACTCGTGTATGAGGGTGTTGTATGGCGGCAGCAGTAGTGGCTCTCTGTTCATCAGAAAGTCGCGGAGGAAGCGATGGATGAGTTCTTGATCGGTGGGTTTGAAGTGGAAAccgcacggcacaagggaatgATTGTCCATTAACaccggagagagagagagagagagagagagagagagagagagagagagagatggaaacCCCGTTTCTTGATCTGTCTGTTAATGTTTGCCTTTGCGTTTTGATCGGACAAAAGCAAGAGAGCAAGAGTGATGGATAGATAGATATATGAGTGAAATATTTATAGATATAGAGGGGGCAGTGAGTGAGGGTTTTGGTTTAGGGTTAAGTAGTTGCTTGGAGAGTAAGAAACAGAAACACTCAGTCCCAAGATATAGAGAGTCCTGACTCCTAGGAATTAGCCGttactcaattttattttttaacaaactataGTAATTAGACAGAGTGGGGGGAATGGGCTAAGTCATTACTCATTTTAACCACGTGTTTAATTTGGAAATGAttaaatttttctctttttttaagTTACCTTATTGGTTCAATTATGACCAATTGGGATGGAATTAGATTCAAATTTCTTAATTAGTGTTATTTCATTAGGACCCAAACTTTTGATCttgttaatattaatattaattaggATCAAAGTTTTTTGAGGactgattaattaattgaaacttTGGGACATTCCAATTGTTCCTTTGGGGAATTATGCTCACTCTTCTGTTCCGCCATGGCAAATGTATCGTTTCATTAGATTTCGCGTGAACTGTAGGTTTTGCTTGGCCTCAAATCTTGTAGCTGTTGATCTGCTACTTATCTGAGGTTTTTCATCTTCATTACAAAACTCGAGTTCCTTGTGTCAAAATTCTGATATTCTCTTGGTAATTTTGACGAGTCTCTGTCTGAGACCGAGTACACGAAAAGAGCGTCCACAAAATTGCATAGTAGCTCGTATTGTGGATCCGCCCAGTTGACTTCAATTCATAGTTTGCCAAACGGGAACAAAAAAGAACGtccacaacaaaacaaacacactatAAATATGACTTAATAATATCGAATAAGAGTACACGAAAAACCGTTTAATTGGCAACTGAAGTGCGTTCTTCTTGATATATGCACCAAAGAAACAATTTACAATGCAAAGTCCTACACAACAATCCTATGTAACAAGACCAGCTTCTACGCTACTGCCCTAATTTCGGCTTGTTCTCCCTTCAGCACAATTGATCCTCTTGAATCATCGACAAACCCACATGCGTTGCAAAGGTTCGTGACAAGAAAATGCTAGTCTTTTCCGGCCTTAATTCAAGGACTTACTCCATTTTGGCACAATCAATAAACATCATCTGAATCACAGTTCTAGCAGCACCAGCATTATCTTCACTAATGAAATTGAGTTGACGAGAGAGAATCACCAACCAGCATTTACTAAGTCTCTGTTTTTGTTCATGGCATCAACTTGTTTGCTCAAGCCACCAACCTGATCTTCGAGATGGGATCTTTCTGTCTGCTTGAAATCACTTGGTTCGTATGTTGCATCACCCATTTTATCAGAAAGGGTTATATTGTCAGCATCAAAAGTGGAACTTGTATCAAAGATAGTAGGGGACCCACCATCAATAGGAGTGACTTTCGCAGCCTTCCCATGGGAATGAACCTTCGATTGTGGGCTCACTTTATCTTTCGAGAAAGCAGAGCTGTCCTTCAACTCCACAACACAGTTTTCTCGCTCATTAATGTCAATACCAAGTCCTTCAGTTCCAACTTTCTCACCCTTCAAGTGATTTTCTCTGCCAGATTTATGACGCCCTTTACTTGGAACTGTAGGAGATATGCTGTTCCTTGAAGGACTAAACACCTTCTTTGCAGCACTGGATGCTTGCTGGAGTGGTACTAGAGAATTAGGTTTCGTGTTAAAGGAGGTTTTTTGAGCATCAGGGGTCTTATTCCCCAATTTAGATACATTTCTAACAGCTTGAAGCTTTCCCACCTTTCCCTTGTTTTGTCCCGTGCTCAGGCTAACATTTCGTGCCCCACTTTTAGGCAAGCCACTACGTATGACAGGATGAGGCTGCATACTTCCCTTTGGGGAAGACACCGCTGACTTTGCCTACATAAAGTACAACACCAGATGGTTatttaaaagagaaaacaaaagaaaagtaacAAGGTGATTTTGCTAACATgtttttcatcacattcacaAAAATGCTACTTTCAAGTTATTTAGCCTAGGCCTTTCAGTAACAGTATAGTTTATCTTATTCAACTTAGGGAGTGACTGGAGATAATAATTTCCCATCTAGAACACAAGGATCAAAAGAAGCAAGGAAAAACGAACCCCATCAAAGAAGCCAATTTTGGGTGATGGCAATCGTAATCCGGAAGGTTTTGAAGCTGGAGGAAGTGCACTATTTTCAGTTGATGCTTTCACATCACAACGACGATGCACCCCAGTCACCTGAGTTTCATCT from Pyrus communis chromosome 17, drPyrComm1.1, whole genome shotgun sequence includes the following:
- the LOC137723375 gene encoding interactor of constitutive active ROPs 2, chloroplastic-like isoform X2; translation: MSKMQTPKAKTGSLEVPQRRSPVTPRTTKTPGSEPDSISSPNMAKRTPKNRSPKVIERRSPQSPVPEKKQPKRVSELETQLAQLQEDLKKTKDQLNSTESLKRQSQQEAEEAKNQILAMSAKLEESQQQLLELSTSEDARLQELRLLSQDRDRAWESELDAVQKQRAMDSTALASAMNEIQNLKGQLERVAQSEDAQNRHAESAYGEIQTLRMELSETLSLVEKLKTELNECKESESQALEVIQSTHMQLEAANATIEMLKLNGMKAMESYNSLPLELEQSNGRVKSLEGLVSKLQAELINRNGNHLVNSADNVKLVKEGEENEERRQLQAELNSLKSEVGQLRSALDVAEVRYQEEYIQSTLQIRNVYEKLDAAKSEASEREAELAAEMKKAKDHIEDLRAQLMDKETELESTSEKNDGVAVKIEKNITKNESIIALELKKSETVMVELKASLLDKETELQNIAEENEMLKMELKSKETERNKVNDDAVVSAEAARAAEREALMKLGYVTEEADKSTRRAARVTEQLDAAQAANSEMEAELRKLKVQADQWRKAAEAAAAMLSTGNNGKLVERTGSLDCNNYNPLSSPYSEDMNDDSPKKKNGNMLKKIGVLWKKGQN
- the LOC137723375 gene encoding interactor of constitutive active ROPs 2, chloroplastic-like isoform X1, with the protein product MSKMQTPKANRTGSLEVPQRRSPVTPRTTKTPGSEPDSISSPNMAKRTPKNRSPKVIERRSPQSPVPEKKQPKRVSELETQLAQLQEDLKKTKDQLNSTESLKRQSQQEAEEAKNQILAMSAKLEESQQQLLELSTSEDARLQELRLLSQDRDRAWESELDAVQKQRAMDSTALASAMNEIQNLKGQLERVAQSEDAQNRHAESAYGEIQTLRMELSETLSLVEKLKTELNECKESESQALEVIQSTHMQLEAANATIEMLKLNGMKAMESYNSLPLELEQSNGRVKSLEGLVSKLQAELINRNGNHLVNSADNVKLVKEGEENEERRQLQAELNSLKSEVGQLRSALDVAEVRYQEEYIQSTLQIRNVYEKLDAAKSEASEREAELAAEMKKAKDHIEDLRAQLMDKETELESTSEKNDGVAVKIEKNITKNESIIALELKKSETVMVELKASLLDKETELQNIAEENEMLKMELKSKETERNKVNDDAVVSAEAARAAEREALMKLGYVTEEADKSTRRAARVTEQLDAAQAANSEMEAELRKLKVQADQWRKAAEAAAAMLSTGNNGKLVERTGSLDCNNYNPLSSPYSEDMNDDSPKKKNGNMLKKIGVLWKKGQN
- the LOC137722000 gene encoding NAC domain-containing protein 104-like, producing the protein MDNHSLVPCGFHFKPTDQELIHRFLRDFLMNREPLLLPPYNTLIHECNLFGNRSEPSEIWEAYEGGAQRTDQALYFFSELKKLNPMGSHIDRKIGSGGTWNIGKAVATWVNGTDGNPSPIGLKRTFCYKNEGSEDNGRWLLDEYSLFASPRKNYRDSRYDFDYVLCRLRKDGSPGINKRKCSTSEDQATSSKKKCADEKIEKDDDHEGSKQIVNAINAVEEEGPQGTSCLTNDLVAFDHDQINEFTVGYDVAAYDYDIDPKVAEKMTINVAKLEEPEELLGQEFQEVPLPTASGVVVADGEQTLNSSMLEELIKETQELPLPACRIA
- the LOC137723813 gene encoding uncharacterized protein, which translates into the protein MEKDNVKSTTGRGAPLPKIPETQREGASSSIDNSGSTSNNIGPFNSKRKTDSRTANPPSSGFTCKTPPRIEPGNKSQSGKSHLSTNKVPGTKLLTITSPACSWSSESSSSSSISTLNKTSYSPRVSLDTGSSKSSSVEGDVPEILDLENHAYDQSSTGDETQVTGVHRRCDVKASTENSALPPASKPSGLRLPSPKIGFFDGAKSAVSSPKGSMQPHPVIRSGLPKSGARNVSLSTGQNKGKVGKLQAVRNVSKLGNKTPDAQKTSFNTKPNSLVPLQQASSAAKKVFSPSRNSISPTVPSKGRHKSGRENHLKGEKVGTEGLGIDINERENCVVELKDSSAFSKDKVSPQSKVHSHGKAAKVTPIDGGSPTIFDTSSTFDADNITLSDKMGDATYEPSDFKQTERSHLEDQVGGLSKQVDAMNKNRDLVNAGW